A region of Lycium barbarum isolate Lr01 chromosome 3, ASM1917538v2, whole genome shotgun sequence DNA encodes the following proteins:
- the LOC132632063 gene encoding glutamate synthase 1 [NADH], chloroplastic isoform X1, translated as MSIASSSVLQTKNNGLVIPSPVKSLVGHQLNAMPLGRVGVGMGRTLAARSSLITGFENKFYGAKLRASGSERLHLWQSDGPGRAPKLRVVVRSALSQVPEKPLGLYDPSFDKDSCGVGFVAELSGESSRKTVTDAVEMLVRMSHRGACGCETNTGDGAGILVALPHDFYKEVASEAGFELPPAGQYAVGMFFLPTSDSRREQSKIVFTKVAESLGHTVLGWRPVPTDNSGLGKSALQTEPIIEQVFLTPTPRSKVDFERQMYILRRVSMVAIRAALNLQHGGVKDFYICSLSSRTVVYKGQLKPNQLKEYYYADLGNERFTSYMALVHSRFSTNTFPSWDRAQPMRVLGHNGEINTLRGNVNWMRAREGLLKCKELGLSKTEMKKLLPIVDASSSDSGAFDGVLELLLRAGRSLPEAVMMMIPEAWQNDKNMDSSRKALYEYFSALMEPWDGPALISFTDGRYLGATLDRNGLRPGRFYVTYSGRVIMASEVGVVDIPPEDVSRKGRLNPGMMLLVDFENHVVVDDDALKQQYSLARPYGQWLKKQKIELKDIVDSVNYSYRVPPPIAGVLPAAGDDDSMENMGLHGLLAPLKAFGYTIEALEMLLLPMAKDGVEALGSMGNDAPLAVMSNREKLTFEYFKQMFAQVTNPPIDPIREKIVTSMQCMVGPEGDLSETTEEQCHRLSLKGPLLSIEEMEAVKKMNYRGWRSKVLDITFSRDRGTKGLEETLDKICSEAHNAIQEGYTAIVLSDRAFSPKRVAVSSLLAVGAVHHHLVKKLERTRVALIVESAEPREVHHFCTLVGFGADAICPYLAVEAIWRLQVDGKIPPKSTGEFHSKDELVKKYFKASNYGMQKVLAKMGISTLASYKGAQIFEAVGLSTEVMERCFSGTPSRVEGATFDALAKDALKLHELAFPSRALAPGSAEAVALPNPGDYHWRKGGEIHLNDPLAIAKLQEAARSNSVAAYKEYSKRVQELNRQCNLRGLLKFKEGEVKVPLEEVEPASEIVKRFVTGAMSYGSISLEAHTTLAVAMNKLGGKSNTGEGGEQPSRMEPLPDGSRNPKRSAIKQVASGRFGVSSYYLTNADELQIKMAQGAKPGEGGELPGHKVIGDIAVTRNSTAGVGLISPPPHHDIYSIEDLAQLIHDLKNANPGARVSVKLVSEAGVGVIASGVVKGHADHVLISGHDGGTGASRWTGIKSAGLPWELGLAETHQTLVANDLRGRTVLQTDGQLKTGRDVAVAALLGAEEFGFSTAPLITLGCIMMRKCHKNTCPVGIATQDPILREKFAGEPEHVINFFFMLAEEVREIMSQLGFRTLTEMVGRSDMLEMDKDLVKDNDKLKNIDLSLLLRPAADIRPEAAQYCIQKQDHGLDMALDNNLIALSKAALERSLPVYIESPVCNVNRAVGTMLSHEVTKRYHLEGLPADTIHIKLNGSAGQSLGAFLCPGITLELEGDSNDYVGKGLSGGKVIVYPPKGSKFDPQENIVIGNVALYGATSGEAYFNGMAAERFCVRNSGAKAVVEGVGDHGCEYMTGGTVVVLGKTGRNFAAGMSGGVAYVLDLDSKFHSRCNSELVDLDKVEEEDDIMTLKMMIQQHQRHTNSQLAKEVLADFDNLLPRFIKVFPRDYKRVLASMKREEATEAAKERKERAIKEVEEQEEAELKEKDAFEELKKLAAASKDGSSQVEEEKTLKRPTQVADAVKHRGFVAYEREGVSYRDPNVRMKDWKEVMEESKPSPLLTTQSARCMDCGTPFCHQENSGCPLGNKIPEFNELVYQNRWREALDRLLETNNFPEFTGRVCPAPCEGSCVLGIIENPVSIKSIECAIIDKAFDEGWMVPRPPSERTGKRVAIVGSGPSGLAAADQLNRLGHTVTVFERADRIGGLMMYGVPNMKTDKIDVVQRRVDLMEKEGVKFVVNANVGNDTVYSLDRLREDHDALVLAVGATKPRDLPVPGRELSGVHFAMEFLHANTKSLLDSNLQDGKYISAMGKKVVVIGGGDTGTDCIGTSIRHGCTSVVNLELLPQPPNTRAPGNPWPQWPRIFRVDYGHQEAAAKFGKDPRSYEVLTKRFIGDENGNVKGLEVIRVQWEKDASGRFQFKEVEGSEEIIGADLVLLAMGFLGPELTIADKLGLDKDNRSNFKADYGRFSTSVDGVFAAGDCRRGQSLVVWAISEGRQAATQVDKFLMKDDEDVDVASQQEFVKKQQTVVT; from the exons GGTTTGTTGCTGAACTTTCCGGTGAAAGTAGCCGTaaaacg GTTACTGATGCTGTTGAGATGTTAGTGAGGATGTCTCATAGAGGCGCGTGTGGATGTGAGACTAATACAGGAGATGGTGCTGGTATTCTTGTGGCTTTGCCTCATGACTTCTACAAGGAG GTAGCTAGTGAGGCGGGATTTGAGCTACCACCAGCTGGGCAATATGCAGTTGGTATGTTCTTCCTGCCTACCTCTGACAGCAGAAGGGAGCAAAGCAAAATTGTATTTACTAAG GTGGCTGAGTCGCTTGGACATACAGTTCTTGGATGGCGTCCAGTCCCTACAGATAATTCAGGACTGGGTAAGTCTGCTTTGCAGACGGAGCCCATCATTGAGCAAGTATTTCTGACACCGACTCCTCGGTCAAAGGTTGATTTTGAGCGTCAG ATGTATATTTTGAGGAGGGTCTCAATGGTAGCTATCCGAGCTGCTTTAAACCTCCAACATGGTGGCGTGAAAGATTTCTATATATGCTCTCTTTCATCAAG GACTGTTGTTTACAAAGGTCAGTTGAAGCCTAATCAGTTGAAGGAATACTACTATGCAGATTTGGGCAATGAAAGGTTTACGAGCTACATGGCCCTG GTGCATTCTAGGTTCTCTACAAATACCTTCCCTAGTTGGGATCGTGCTCAGCCTATGCGTGTCTTGGGCCATAATGGTGAAATTAACACACTTCGAGGCAATGTGAACTG GATGAGGGCTCGCGAGGGTCTTCTTAAATGCAAAGAGCTTGGCCTTTCAAAGACGGAAATGAAAAAGCTCTTGCCCATTGTTGATGCCAGTTCATCTGACTCAG GAGCTTTTGACGGTGTACTTGAGCTACTGCTTAGAGCTGGTAGAAGCCTCCCAGAAGCTGTAATGATGATGATTCCTGAAGCCTGGCAAAATGACAAGAACATGGATTCATCCCGGAAGGCATTGTATGAATATTTTTCAGCCCTCATGGAACCATGGGATGGACCTGCTCTTATATCAT TTACTGATGGGCGCTATCTTGGAGCTACGTTAGATCGGAATGGTCTGCGTCCAGGTCGCTTTTATGTCACATACAGTGGCAGGGTTATTATGGCaagtgaagttggagtagttgatATCCCACCTGAAGATGTATCCAGAAAAGGTAGACTAAACCCTGGAATGATGCTTCTGGTGGACTTTGAGAACCATGTTGTTGTAGATGATGATGCTTTGAAGCAGCAGTACTCTCTTGCTAGACCTTATGGACAGTGGCTTAAAAAGCAAAAGATAGAGCTGAAAGACATTGTTGACTCTGTAAATTATTCCTACAGGGTCCCTCCACCCATTGCTGGAGTTTTGCCT GCGGCAGGTGATGATGACAGTATGGAAAATATGGGTCTTCACGGTTTATTGGCTCCATTAAAGGCCTTCGG TTACACTATAGAGGCCTTAGAAATGCTGCTACTCCCAATGGCAAAAGATGGCGTTGAAGCTCTTGGTTCAATGGGGAATGATGCTCCATTGGCAGTGATGTCTAATAGAGAGAAACTTACATTTGAGTATTTCAAGCAGATGTTTGCTCAAGTCACAAACCCTCCTATTGATCCTATCAGGGAAAAAATTGTTACCTCTATGCAATGTATGGTTGGTCCTGAAGGAGATCTTTCAGAGACCACTGAAGAACAATGTCACCGCCTCTCACTCAAGGGGCCTCTTTTGTCCATTGAAGAAATGGAAGCTGTGAAGAAGATGAACTACAGAGGGTGGCGCAGTAAGGTTCTTGATATTACCTTCTCCAGAGACCGTGGTACAAAAGGTCTAGAGGAGACCTTAGACAAGATCTGCTCTGAAGCGCACAATGCAATTCAGGAGGGTTATACAGCAATCGTACTTTCTGACAGAG CCTTCTCGCCGAAGCGTGTTGCTGTGAGCTCGTTATTGGCTGTTGGTGCTGTCCATCATCATTTAGTTAAAAAGCTTGAGCGAACTCGTGTTGCATTGATTGTTGAATCTGCTGAGCCACGAGAAGTACACCATTTCTGTACATTGGTAGGATTTGGTGCTGATGCTATCTGCCCTTATCTGGCCGTAGAAGCTATATGGAGACTACAGGTTGATGGAAAAATCCCACCCAAGTCGACTGGCGAGTTTCATTCCAAGGACGAGCTTGTCAAGAAATACTTCAAAGCAAGTAATTATGGCATGCAGAAGGTTCTTGCAAAAATGGGCATATCAACATTGGCATCGTACAAGGGTGCTCAGATTTTTGAGGCAGTTGGCCTTTCAACAGAAGTGATGGAGCGGTGTTTCAGTGGAACTCCTAGCAGAGTGGAGGGTGCAACTTTTGACGCACTTGCCAAAGATGCACTCAAGCTGCATGAACTTGCATTTCCATCACGAGCCTTGGCTCCAGGGAGTGCAGAAGCTGTGGCACTCCCTAATCCTGGTGATTATCATTGGAGAAAAGGTGGTGAGATTCACCTTAATGATCCACTTGCCATTGCAAAATTGCAGGAGGCTGCACGATCTAATAGTGTAGCTGCCTACAAAGAATATTCTAAGCGTGTACAGGAACTAAATAGACAATGTAATTTGAGGGGACTTTTGAAATTCAAGGAGGGAGAGGTGAAAGTTCCTTTAGAAGAAGTTGAACCAGCAAGTGAGATCGTAAAACGTTTTGTCACTGGAGCCATGAGTTATGGATCAATCTCCTTGGAGGCACACACTACTCTTGCTGTGGCAATGAACAAACTTGGGGGCAAATCTAACACAG GTGAGGGTGGTGAGCAGCCTTCTCGGATGGAGCCTCTTCCCGATGGTTCCAGGAACCCAAAAAGAAGTGCAATTAAGCAGGTTGCAAGTGGTAGATTTGGAGTCTCAAGTTATTACCTCACAAATGCTGACGAGCTACAAATAAAAATGGCTCAG GGAGCCAAGCCTGGAGAAGGGGGTGAACTTCCTGGACACAAGGTCATTGGTGACATAGCTGTCACTAGGAACTCCACAGCTGGAGTTGGACTTATTAGTCCTCCTCCTCATCATGATATCTACTCGATTGAGGATCTTGCGCAGTTGATTCATGATCTTAAG AATGCAAATCCAGGGGCACGTGTTAGTGTCAAGTTGGTTTCTGAAGCTGGTGTTGGGGTTATTGCCAGCGGCGTTGTCAAGGGACATGCTGATCATGTCTTGATCTCAGGTCATGATGGAGGGACTGGTGCCTCAAGATGGACTGGCATCAAGAGTGCCGGGCTTCCGTGGGAACTTGGTCTTGCAGAGACACATCAAACTTTAGTGGCTAATGACCTCCGTGGCCGAACAGTGCTTCAAACGGATGGCCAATTGAAAACTGGAAGAGATGTAGCTGTTGCTGCTCTTCTTGGTGCAGAGGAGTTTGGTTTCAGCACTGCTCCTCTCATAACACTTGGCTGCATAATGATGCGAAAATGCCACAAAAACACTTGCCCTGTGGGGATTGCCACTCAAGATCCAATTCTTCGGGAGAAGTTCGCTGGAGAACCAGAACATGTCATAAATTTCTTCTTCATGCTGGCAGAGGAAGTGAGAGAAATCATGTCTCAACTTGGTTTTAGAACACTTACTGAAATGGTTGGCCGTTCAGACATGCTTGAAATGGATAAAGATTTAGTCAAGGACAATGACAAACTGAAGAACATTGATCTATCCCTACTGCTTCGACCTGCTGCTGATATCCGGCCTGAAGCTGCCCAATATTGTATACAGAAACAGGATCATGGTTTGGACATGGCTTTAGATAACAACTTAATTGCCCTTTCGAAAGCTGCTTTGGAGAGAAGTCTTCCTGTTTATATTGAAAGTCCAGTCTGTAATGTAAATCGTGCTGTTGGAACTATGCTAAGTCATGAGGTGACCAAGCGTTATCACCTCGAAGGACTTCCTGCAGACACCATTCACATCAAGCTTAATGGAAGTGCAGGACAGAGTCTGGGGGCTTTTCTTTGCCCTGGCATCACGTTAGAGCTTGAAGGAGACAGCAATGATTATGTTGGTAAAGGTTTATCGGGGGGCAAAGTCATTGTTTATCCTCCAAAAGGAAGCAAGTTTGACCCCCAGGAAAATATTGTGATTGGAAATGTAGCTCTTTATGGGGCAACAAGTGGGGAGGCATACTTTAATGGGATGGCGGCAGAAAGATTTTGTGTTCGTAACTCGGGGGCCAAAGCTGTTGTAGAAGGTGTTGGTGATCATGGCTGTGAGTATATGACTGGCGGTACAGTTGTTGTGCTTGGAAAAACTGGAAGAAACTTTGCTGCTGGTATGAGTGGTGGCGTTGCCTATGTTCTTGACTTGGATTCCAAGTTCCACTCTCGTTGTAATTCAGAGCTGGTTGATCTGgataaagttgaagaagaagatgatatcATGACTTTGAAGATGATGATACAACAACACCAGCGTCACACAAACAGCCAACTGGCGAAAGAAGTTCTTGCTGACTTTGATAATCTTTTGCCTAGATTCATCAAGGTCTTCCCTAGAGATTATAAACGTGTTCTTGCAAGCATGAAAAGGGAGGAAGCTACTGAAGCAGCAAAAGAACGTAAAGAACGTGCCATCAAGGAAGTGGAGGAGCAAGAAGAggcagagttgaaggagaaagatGCATTTGAAGAGCTGAAGAAGTTAGCAGCTGCATCTAAGGATGGATCCAGTCAG GTTGAAGAGGAGAAAACATTGAAGAGGCCCACCCAAGTTGCTGATGCTGTCAAGCATAGAGGTTTTGTCGCTTATGAGCGAGAGGGCGTGTCATACAGGGATCCAAATGTTCGGATGAAGGACTGGAAAGAGGTTATGGAAGAGTCAAAACCCAGTCCACTCCTTACGACACAGTCTGCTCGCTGCATGGACTGTGGAACTCCTTTTTGTCATCAG GAGAACTCGGGATGTCCTCTTGGAAACAAAATACCAGAATTCAATGAGTTAGTGTATCAGAATAGATGGCGTGAAGCACTGGATAGGCTTCTTGAGACAAACAACTTCCCTGAGTTCACTGGTCGGGTGTGCCCCGCACCTTGTGAAGGGTCTTGTGTGCTTGGTATCATTGAGAATCCAGTTTCTATTAAAAGCATTGAATGTGCCATTATTGACAAAGCTTTTGATGAAGGGTGGATGGTGCCACGACCTCCTTCTGAGAGAACTGG GAAAAGAGTCGCCATTGTTGGAAGTGGACCCTCAGGCCTGGCTGCTGCTGATCAGTTAAATAGATTGGGTCATACTGTCACCGTGTTTGAACGTGCTGATAGGATTGGTGGTCTGATGATGTATGGAGTGCCCAACATGAAAACTGACAAAATTGATGTCGTTCAGAGGCGGGTTGACCTTATGGAGAAGGAAGGGGTGAAATTTGTGGTCAATGCAAATGTTGGAAATGATACTGTGTACTCCTTGGATCGCCTTCGTGAAGATCACGATGCACTTGTTTTGGCTGTTGGAGCCACAAAGCCAAG GGACCTTCCTGTTCCTGGACGAGAGCTCTCAGGAGTCCATTTCGCCATGGAGTTCCTTCATGCAAACACAAAAAGTTTGCTTGATAGCAATCTGCAGGATGGAAAATACATTTCAGCCATGGGCAAGAAGGTGGTTGTTATTGGTGGAGGCGACACTGGAACAGATTGCATAGGAACATCTATTCGCCATGGCTGCACCAGTGTAGTTAATCTAGAGCTTCTCCCTCAGCCACCAAACACTAGGGCTCCTGGAAATCCTTGGCCACAG TGGCCTCGTATCTTCCGTGTAGATTATGGGCATCAGGAAGCTGCTGCTAAGTTTGGTAAGGATCCGAGATCCTACGAGGTTTTGACCAAGCGCTTCATTGGAGATGAGAACGGAAATGTGAAAGGATTGGAGGTGATACGTGTACAATGGGAGAAAGATGCCAGTGGAAGATTCCAATTCAAGGAAGTAGAAGGCTCTGAAGAAATTATCGGGGCTGATCTGGTTCTGCTAGCCATGGGGTTCCTGGGTCCTGAATTG ACAATAGCAGACAAACTGGGACTAGACAAGGACAACAGGTCTAACTTCAAGGCTGATTATGGACGCTTCTCGACAAGTGTGGATGGAGTGTTTGCAGCAGGAGACTGTCGCAGGGGACAGTCTTTGGTGGTGTGGGCCATCTCCGAAGGGCGGCAAGCAGCTACTCAGGTTGACAAGTTTCTCATGAAGGATGACGAGGACGTTGATGTGGCCAGCCAACAAGAATTTGTCAAGAAGCAGCAAACAGTCGTGACATAA